In the genome of Methanobacterium sp., one region contains:
- a CDS encoding UPF0280 family protein → MITERIKLDETNILLKTDLQNHNLYNFVLRQRMELINYIRNNNNFLISFEPLDVVKGPYIAKIMSEAGKIADVGPMAAVAGTISELSMFFLVKNDAKYVILENGGDIALKVNKDVIMGLYAGTSTLSGQIGYKIKHKKTPMGICTSSGTVGHSISLGRADSVTVFADRASIADALATSIANEANGDSDSEAVQNCLDKADNYKEYMMGAMIIVGESAGTIGKIPKLIETDKKVVLGDLFDI, encoded by the coding sequence ATGATTACAGAAAGAATAAAGCTTGATGAGACCAATATTTTACTTAAAACAGATTTACAGAATCATAATCTTTATAATTTCGTTTTAAGGCAACGAATGGAACTCATAAATTATATACGGAATAATAATAATTTTTTAATATCATTTGAGCCACTGGATGTTGTAAAAGGACCTTATATTGCTAAGATCATGTCAGAGGCAGGTAAAATAGCAGATGTAGGTCCAATGGCCGCTGTTGCAGGAACAATCTCTGAATTATCAATGTTTTTTTTGGTTAAAAACGACGCAAAGTATGTTATCCTTGAAAATGGTGGGGATATAGCTTTGAAAGTAAATAAAGATGTTATTATGGGTCTTTATGCCGGTACTTCAACCCTTTCAGGACAAATTGGATATAAAATAAAGCATAAAAAGACTCCTATGGGTATTTGCACTTCATCAGGAACTGTTGGACATTCTATAAGTCTGGGAAGGGCAGATTCTGTAACGGTATTTGCAGATAGGGCCAGTATCGCTGATGCACTTGCTACAAGTATAGCCAATGAGGCTAATGGTGATTCAGACTCTGAAGCGGTGCAAAATTGCCTTGATAAAGCGGATAACTACAAAGAATACATGATGGGAGCAATGATCATTGTGGGAGAATCAGCAGGAACTATTGGGAAAATTCCAAAGCTCATAGAAACTGATAAAAAGGTTGTTTTGGGAGATTTATTCGACATTTAA